Proteins from a genomic interval of Enterococcus mundtii:
- a CDS encoding putative holin-like toxin, whose translation MSTFEAIQLMIAFATLVLLIIDHKDQKK comes from the coding sequence GTGTCAACTTTTGAAGCAATCCAACTGATGATCGCTTTTGCGACGTTAGTTTTGCTGATTATTGACCATAAAGACCAAAAAAAATAA
- a CDS encoding arsenic metallochaperone ArsD family protein, with protein MIISYYVFDQVDDEELFIFKSLHEDFATKEFYNRTNEKKLETNLFILSDSIKPFIENSKVFELLRIKDIKSLPIIEIDKQIVKIGNYLSLDELSELTGIGMSVQRKD; from the coding sequence ATGATAATTTCATATTATGTGTTTGATCAAGTTGATGATGAAGAACTATTTATTTTCAAATCGTTACATGAAGATTTTGCTACAAAAGAGTTTTATAATCGTACAAATGAAAAAAAATTAGAAACAAATTTGTTTATTTTAAGTGACTCAATTAAACCTTTTATTGAAAATTCTAAAGTTTTCGAGCTATTGAGAATTAAAGACATTAAAAGTTTACCAATCATTGAAATTGATAAACAAATTGTAAAAATTGGAAATTATTTAAGTTTAGATGAGTTATCTGAACTTACTGGTATAGGGATGTCTGTTCAGAGAAAAGATTGA
- a CDS encoding putative holin-like toxin, producing the protein MSTFEAIQLMIAFATLVLLIIDHKDKK; encoded by the coding sequence GTGTCAACTTTTGAAGCAATTCAACTGATGATCGCTTTTGCGACGTTAGTTTTGCTGATTATTGACCATAAGGACAAAAAATAA
- a CDS encoding AbiH family protein: protein MENKKLIILGNGFDLACGLKSRYADFFEKRITENINDGLLEIYRIFEQKHKLGSTGLNAPVYSFSTLFDLKTTHAKRKKGFYNIHEYEVLEIRLGMQGTIKASNLTFWDIVLFYFQKVGQINLEDIQWQNIEDRMLDFLTNEKTETPSFKEICRVINEDYDMGLSSWVCLHVASFLPDRNKKYQEDDFLQYLYDELRLFEKDFAEYIKTESSKNSYKHNAINKICEISGKSINNFTDKIFSFNYTDPFSRRSLDVINVHGKAETDSILFGIDQEAILPSSEVYSFTKTFRQMTETKLAKNYKVDILPSKDEIEEIAFFGHSLSNLDYSYFQTIFDHYDVYDSYVKLVFYYERYGDKTTRDMELDLASKISQLLHAYSPSIDNEKKGRNLLHKLLLEKRLIIEEIN, encoded by the coding sequence ATGGAAAATAAAAAATTAATCATTTTGGGCAATGGTTTTGATTTAGCCTGTGGCTTAAAATCTAGATATGCGGACTTTTTTGAAAAAAGAATTACTGAAAATATAAACGATGGTTTATTAGAAATTTATAGAATATTTGAACAAAAGCATAAACTTGGATCAACTGGACTAAATGCTCCTGTGTATTCATTTTCTACACTTTTTGATCTTAAAACTACTCATGCTAAGAGAAAGAAAGGTTTTTATAATATACATGAGTATGAGGTACTTGAGATAAGGTTAGGTATGCAAGGAACAATCAAAGCTAGTAATTTAACTTTTTGGGATATCGTATTATTTTATTTTCAAAAAGTTGGTCAAATAAATTTAGAAGATATTCAATGGCAAAATATTGAAGATAGAATGTTAGATTTTTTAACTAATGAAAAAACAGAAACACCTTCATTTAAAGAAATTTGTCGAGTTATTAATGAGGATTACGATATGGGTCTTTCTAGCTGGGTTTGTTTACACGTAGCAAGTTTTTTACCCGATCGAAATAAGAAGTATCAAGAGGATGATTTTTTACAATATTTGTATGATGAATTACGTTTATTTGAAAAAGATTTTGCAGAATATATTAAAACCGAATCTAGCAAAAATTCTTATAAGCATAATGCAATAAATAAAATTTGTGAAATTTCTGGTAAATCTATAAATAATTTTACTGACAAAATTTTTTCATTTAACTATACAGATCCTTTTAGTAGAAGAAGCTTAGATGTTATAAATGTTCATGGAAAAGCTGAAACAGACTCAATATTATTTGGTATAGATCAAGAAGCCATTTTACCTAGTTCAGAAGTTTATAGTTTTACGAAAACCTTTCGACAAATGACTGAAACAAAATTAGCAAAAAACTATAAGGTAGATATTTTGCCTAGTAAAGATGAAATTGAAGAAATAGCTTTTTTTGGTCATTCATTAAGTAACTTGGATTATTCATATTTTCAAACTATTTTTGATCATTATGATGTATATGACTCCTATGTTAAATTGGTTTTCTACTACGAAAGATATGGAGATAAAACCACTAGGGATATGGAGTTAGATTTGGCTAGTAAAATTAGTCAGCTGCTGCATGCTTATTCTCCAAGTATTGATAATGAAAAAAAAGGAAGAAATTTATTACACAAATTGTTATTAGAAAAAAGACTGATTATCGAAGAAATTAACTGA
- a CDS encoding replication initiator protein A — translation MSTFNYLKANRAYNELYYQYPKVFIESDTYKELSEGAKIAYMLLKARSELAIIKNQIDEQGNLYFEFTGKELANMMNCSERRITSIKKELEDFCLLKQVPMGFNKTTGKNEKNRLYLAELEVSNQDVYLMQKRENHAQKLDNSGLAEFATQSKEAKTSESLDNSGLAEFATHSKSSQSFDNSGLAKSAKELNNNNLDTNRHNIDTEKDHLQDQLLLDNFETIMKDNSIATFIPERVLSLIKTFSSSYSEAQKTVQTIHNAKAKAEKDTQTKIIFEDLDIYGLNAEQELYQTLLKAYQKQKTEKVENIQNLIFVYVKNWFMENPIAAKQQAESREAFPTVSLHDWTSEV, via the coding sequence ATGAGTACTTTTAATTATTTAAAAGCAAATCGTGCTTATAACGAATTATACTATCAATACCCAAAAGTCTTTATTGAAAGTGATACTTATAAAGAATTGTCGGAAGGTGCAAAAATTGCATACATGCTATTAAAAGCAAGAAGTGAACTTGCTATAATAAAAAATCAAATTGACGAGCAAGGTAATCTCTATTTCGAATTTACTGGAAAAGAATTAGCCAATATGATGAATTGCAGCGAGCGACGTATTACAAGCATAAAAAAAGAATTAGAAGATTTTTGCCTTCTAAAACAAGTGCCTATGGGATTCAACAAAACTACTGGTAAAAATGAAAAAAATAGACTTTATTTAGCGGAACTAGAAGTATCAAATCAAGATGTATATTTAATGCAAAAAAGGGAAAATCATGCTCAAAAGCTTGACAATAGCGGACTAGCAGAATTTGCTACCCAGTCTAAAGAAGCAAAAACTTCCGAATCCCTTGATAATAGCGGACTAGCAGAATTTGCTACCCACTCGAAAAGCTCTCAATCCTTTGATAATAGCGGACTAGCAAAATCTGCCAAAGAACTTAATAATAATAACTTAGACACTAACAGACACAATATAGACACTGAGAAAGATCACCTACAAGATCAATTATTGCTAGATAATTTTGAAACGATCATGAAAGACAATAGCATTGCCACGTTTATCCCTGAGAGAGTACTAAGTTTGATTAAAACATTCTCATCTAGTTACAGTGAAGCTCAAAAGACCGTTCAGACAATCCATAACGCAAAAGCAAAAGCAGAAAAAGATACTCAGACTAAAATTATTTTTGAGGATCTAGATATTTATGGGCTTAATGCCGAGCAAGAATTATATCAAACTCTTTTAAAAGCCTATCAAAAACAGAAAACAGAAAAAGTTGAAAATATTCAAAATCTAATCTTTGTTTACGTTAAAAACTGGTTTATGGAAAATCCGATTGCTGCAAAACAACAAGCTGAATCAAGAGAAGCATTCCCGACGGTCTCTTTGCATGATTGGACAAGCGAAGTTTGA
- a CDS encoding ParA family protein — translation MDNFQGTTFTVGNFKGGVGKTKIVSMLAYDNAIIRNRKTLIIDLDPQANLTQVIARTFGITTINTTITTGIAKGELASSIININENLDLLACDTSFRSFSSFANKHENELDQVTVLKKLLLPIKNNYQEIFIDVPPTISEFSDNAMAASDYSIISFQTAEESLEGVNKYVNYQKFMVDRYKLNLQIIDIVPCMVEPNDDFDKEILEEAIEKYGTVVSKNLIHYQKRLRRYSKIGIQLRKYKNGNFDQWDYKAHQVFINILAELDARQEFLNK, via the coding sequence ATGGATAATTTTCAGGGAACTACATTTACAGTTGGCAATTTCAAAGGCGGCGTTGGTAAAACTAAGATTGTCAGCATGCTTGCTTATGACAATGCAATTATAAGAAATAGAAAAACACTCATTATAGATTTAGATCCACAAGCAAACTTAACACAAGTTATTGCAAGAACTTTTGGTATAACCACTATCAACACTACTATAACAACTGGTATTGCAAAGGGAGAATTAGCAAGTAGTATTATTAATATAAATGAAAACCTTGATCTACTAGCATGTGACACAAGTTTTCGATCGTTCTCTTCTTTTGCAAACAAACATGAAAATGAATTAGATCAAGTTACAGTCTTAAAAAAATTACTTCTACCAATAAAGAACAACTATCAAGAAATATTTATTGATGTTCCGCCGACAATTAGCGAGTTTTCCGATAATGCTATGGCAGCTTCAGACTATTCGATAATTTCATTTCAGACAGCCGAAGAATCTTTGGAAGGAGTTAACAAATATGTAAATTATCAAAAATTCATGGTCGATAGATATAAACTTAATTTACAAATTATAGATATTGTACCTTGTATGGTAGAACCAAATGATGATTTTGATAAAGAAATATTAGAAGAAGCAATCGAAAAATACGGAACTGTGGTATCCAAAAATCTCATTCACTATCAAAAGAGATTAAGAAGATACTCTAAAATTGGCATACAATTAAGAAAATATAAAAATGGAAATTTTGATCAATGGGATTATAAAGCACACCAAGTATTTATAAATATTTTGGCAGAACTGGATGCCAGACAAGAGTTTTTAAATAAATAA
- a CDS encoding type III secretion system protein PrgN — MSRNTFVYSHPINVFIIKYLGVTVDQFCESYGYSQGTVASWITRNRRVESLPVGFIYDLGLAASLNMSDVYEKLLILENEYDQFTSNQRRKLKTQID; from the coding sequence ATGTCTCGAAATACTTTTGTTTATTCCCACCCAATCAACGTATTTATTATCAAGTATCTAGGAGTTACTGTGGATCAATTTTGTGAGTCTTATGGCTATAGTCAAGGTACTGTCGCAAGCTGGATCACACGGAATCGACGAGTTGAATCACTGCCCGTAGGTTTCATTTATGACTTAGGACTTGCGGCAAGCTTAAACATGTCTGATGTGTATGAAAAATTATTGATACTAGAAAATGAATACGACCAATTTACTTCAAATCAGCGGCGAAAATTAAAGACACAAATAGATTAA
- a CDS encoding DNA helicase UvrA: MKEQQLGYTFWGRPLYGLERRTAVSIDCACGELIQLNIQTKQYHCKNCGNCYQFIDQDFQLLNEKNK; encoded by the coding sequence ATGAAAGAACAACAATTAGGCTACACTTTTTGGGGACGTCCATTATATGGATTAGAACGAAGAACGGCTGTATCGATCGATTGTGCTTGTGGTGAGCTGATTCAACTCAATATTCAAACGAAACAATACCATTGTAAAAATTGTGGGAATTGTTACCAATTCATTGATCAAGACTTTCAATTGCTAAACGAAAAAAATAAGTAG
- a CDS encoding DUF7006 family protein: MKPLLTKDAYMRQFEKSMPQDKREAEELNDYLVQQFEQLDQLISTISPENFWEKLPRVLGIDAKLTLIAELIRYDYNKWPIKEILRIVETDYRTYLKELCGNELSVEINNSLVFHVV; this comes from the coding sequence ATGAAACCACTCTTAACGAAGGATGCATATATGCGTCAGTTTGAAAAAAGTATGCCCCAAGACAAAAGGGAAGCAGAAGAACTGAATGATTACCTTGTACAACAGTTCGAGCAACTCGATCAACTGATAAGTACGATTTCGCCAGAAAATTTTTGGGAAAAGCTTCCTAGAGTGTTGGGAATCGATGCGAAACTAACACTGATAGCAGAGTTGATTCGTTATGACTATAATAAATGGCCTATAAAAGAAATCCTGCGAATCGTTGAGACGGACTATCGTACGTACCTCAAAGAACTTTGTGGAAATGAGTTAAGTGTGGAAATCAATAACTCTCTAGTATTTCATGTCGTATAA
- a CDS encoding WxL domain-containing protein, with protein MTTRLRRAILLLGTAILMMQSVSISGSMVSADTSMDTEEHELVELLSVQNSLEELFSDPHFFFPQSQLQGKVEEPLQVTFFSDKEVSEARVILPKEATIIKEQLPEGISVEQGEQSHEWIIHSERIQTKFGLPLVFDTAGSYEVFVEEVNATIEIQQDKSNNIMDSTQDVEQPDNSVKDEEKDHNDKTIDEDASDENTDGDEGIDTSAPLLDQPVDDVEEKIINHTHFDGETIEVNTFEEFRLAVANPEIGVIEVRDNLNRSDTGVSTAIGSIDRSLLVKGNGHSINFGADNGSLVLSGYSENTKRTLRFENTTLSKIGQRPIFESTNTDSYNWVVELENIGESSINRSPLILARRAKIHFTGGVNKFENTQSASDTFINVTDIEVSGSSEVNIEKANTYIFYTAPDMPNPSININDNSYVNIKTLAGTANVIDMRGGNAKFNLENSRLTIDAIGTTAQPSNTSNNVITLPGARPTVSISGQSNLTVRSTASKRGLHLSGDNPKLLVENSELSVTSETQSAVNLEGTGADIKLNDSHVNINTTIGYGINLRGNTINFHASKSDIDIKTTGSANGITMNGQDSSLEILDNSAISIEGGVGVHENILVGNGNANPSLKVSDNSNISISARSNSNTAADGNNNAIRIDGASPILEVSKNSKISIDVLSGGRRSIFMNGESAVFTVDNNSEILSNNLYGTSIGMSTANAEVTIDNFSKINIESSARRNNPLINFAGGSNNLSIKNNASVFTKHVEFDNPGNNTRAISMAGSNNNISITSGGNLDLDNTHYTDRPSSGSISENFSTVYLGDGNNSFSIDNNGAEGTRSQLRLINDYASALHSAGGHLTFNQNPDTVFYSEGSSNSTREYGVFVAGDTMDFNVDSPYYFDFKNVRQAGGDIFGTKAGSHLNITNTFFSAWSTGSHFDSDPDIGFFKKIDVSYEGRDFASASSNNNPDLSTSLPGLSGRVSRISANNSKPIFEGFRQPTNADKSFIAEFSYKEGLDDKREAGTDEITAEIKVTDPDNNSKNYTASTVGNESPIQTWEEKEANDPGKGGRILFEFEDLLNKGSTIEFVSISRGSNEGRISLSEDELELISPITVLNVTPPELVDFGHNINLTTNTTNIEAFPNSINIPGNNALLYINNQFIEKQQVKNDGSFSFELKSKLMEGDEVQVSMEDNEGVLIDHFSTIDSVFRRPETNSEYGNRNPIANDYTYHDAIFKKAKTYIVELSDNVLPVDPLDPEIEVTPENPPVLPEEQGPLSIDFASRFNFGEQNISVKDKTYYAQPQRLLNEDGTVNETQDRPNYIQISDRRPESKRNGWELAVTQNEQFKGKENQMLNGASLILSNQQVVTAQGGTEPGLQFTVPCRLVPGNRRTLLKAQGNEGTGTWIYRFGDSETAGESVSLYVPKGTNPEATSYSTTLTWELSAVPDN; from the coding sequence ATGACTACAAGATTAAGAAGGGCGATACTTTTGTTGGGAACGGCAATTTTAATGATGCAATCAGTATCCATATCAGGCAGTATGGTTTCCGCAGATACATCGATGGATACCGAGGAACATGAACTAGTGGAACTACTGTCTGTTCAAAACTCCTTAGAAGAACTATTCAGTGATCCTCACTTTTTCTTTCCTCAATCTCAATTACAAGGGAAGGTAGAAGAACCCTTACAAGTGACATTCTTTTCGGATAAAGAAGTTTCAGAGGCGCGAGTTATCTTACCCAAAGAAGCAACGATCATCAAAGAGCAATTGCCAGAAGGGATTTCAGTCGAACAAGGAGAGCAATCTCATGAATGGATTATTCATTCAGAACGTATTCAAACTAAGTTTGGCCTTCCTTTAGTATTTGACACAGCAGGTAGTTATGAAGTGTTTGTAGAAGAAGTAAATGCAACTATTGAGATTCAACAAGATAAGAGCAATAACATCATGGATTCAACACAAGATGTAGAGCAACCTGATAATTCTGTAAAAGATGAAGAGAAAGATCATAATGATAAAACAATCGATGAAGATGCTTCTGATGAAAATACAGATGGAGATGAGGGCATAGATACATCAGCACCATTATTGGATCAACCTGTTGATGATGTTGAAGAAAAGATAATCAACCATACACATTTTGATGGAGAAACCATTGAAGTCAATACGTTTGAAGAATTTCGCTTAGCCGTTGCTAATCCTGAAATTGGAGTTATTGAGGTGCGTGATAATCTGAATCGAAGCGACACTGGTGTATCAACAGCAATTGGTTCAATAGATCGAAGCTTATTAGTCAAAGGAAATGGTCACTCAATTAATTTTGGCGCTGACAATGGTAGTTTAGTTTTATCTGGCTATTCAGAGAATACAAAAAGAACATTACGTTTTGAAAATACTACACTTTCAAAAATTGGGCAAAGACCAATATTTGAAAGTACAAATACTGATAGTTATAACTGGGTAGTTGAATTAGAAAATATTGGAGAATCATCTATAAATAGATCTCCATTAATTCTTGCACGTAGAGCTAAGATTCATTTCACAGGAGGAGTAAATAAGTTTGAAAATACCCAATCAGCTTCAGATACATTTATTAATGTCACAGATATAGAGGTTAGCGGTTCATCAGAAGTAAATATTGAAAAAGCGAATACTTATATATTTTATACGGCTCCTGATATGCCCAATCCAAGTATAAATATTAATGACAACTCTTATGTAAATATTAAAACTTTAGCAGGGACAGCAAATGTAATCGATATGAGGGGAGGAAACGCAAAATTCAATTTAGAGAATTCTCGTTTAACTATAGATGCTATAGGAACAACAGCGCAGCCTTCTAATACAAGTAATAATGTAATTACTTTACCAGGAGCAAGACCAACAGTTAGTATCAGCGGACAAAGCAATCTGACTGTGAGAAGCACTGCCTCTAAAAGAGGACTGCATCTATCTGGAGATAATCCTAAACTATTGGTAGAAAACTCGGAGTTATCGGTCACATCCGAAACGCAATCAGCAGTGAACTTAGAGGGAACTGGTGCTGATATAAAACTTAATGATAGTCATGTTAATATCAATACTACAATAGGATATGGTATAAATTTAAGGGGAAATACTATTAATTTTCATGCATCAAAAAGTGATATTGATATCAAAACTACTGGTTCTGCAAATGGAATAACTATGAATGGGCAAGACTCTTCTCTGGAGATTTTGGATAATAGTGCAATCTCTATAGAGGGTGGAGTTGGTGTGCATGAAAATATCTTAGTAGGAAATGGAAATGCGAATCCATCATTAAAAGTAAGTGATAACTCTAACATATCAATCAGTGCACGGAGCAACTCAAACACTGCAGCAGATGGAAATAACAATGCTATAAGAATTGATGGGGCTTCACCTATTTTAGAAGTTTCAAAAAATTCAAAGATATCTATTGATGTTCTTTCAGGAGGACGTAGAAGCATATTTATGAATGGTGAATCTGCAGTTTTTACGGTAGATAATAATTCTGAAATTCTAAGTAATAATTTGTATGGTACTTCTATAGGAATGAGTACAGCGAATGCTGAAGTTACTATAGATAATTTTTCGAAAATAAACATTGAGAGCTCAGCAAGAAGAAATAATCCTTTAATTAATTTTGCTGGAGGTTCAAATAATCTATCTATAAAAAATAATGCGTCAGTTTTCACAAAACATGTTGAATTTGATAACCCTGGTAATAATACTCGTGCCATATCCATGGCTGGTTCCAATAATAACATTAGTATTACAAGCGGGGGAAATCTAGATTTAGATAATACTCATTATACCGACCGTCCGAGTAGTGGATCTATTTCAGAAAATTTTTCTACTGTCTATCTTGGCGATGGAAACAATAGTTTTAGTATTGATAACAATGGCGCAGAGGGAACTAGATCACAATTACGATTAATAAATGATTATGCATCAGCTTTGCATTCTGCTGGTGGACATCTAACGTTTAATCAAAATCCAGATACAGTTTTTTATTCAGAAGGATCTTCAAATAGTACTCGTGAATATGGTGTTTTCGTGGCAGGAGATACCATGGACTTCAATGTAGATTCTCCATACTATTTCGACTTTAAGAATGTAAGACAAGCCGGAGGAGATATTTTCGGAACGAAAGCTGGTTCTCATTTAAATATTACTAATACCTTTTTTTCTGCATGGTCAACAGGAAGCCATTTTGATAGTGATCCTGATATCGGTTTCTTTAAAAAAATTGATGTCTCTTATGAAGGTCGGGATTTTGCTTCTGCTTCTTCGAACAATAACCCTGATCTTTCAACATCTTTACCTGGACTGTCAGGAAGAGTATCTAGAATATCAGCTAATAACTCAAAACCTATTTTTGAAGGATTTAGACAGCCGACGAATGCTGATAAATCATTTATAGCTGAGTTTTCTTATAAAGAGGGTCTAGATGATAAAAGAGAAGCTGGTACGGATGAAATTACAGCTGAAATAAAAGTTACAGATCCTGATAATAATTCTAAAAATTATACAGCTTCTACCGTAGGAAATGAATCTCCAATTCAAACTTGGGAAGAAAAAGAAGCTAATGATCCAGGAAAAGGAGGAAGAATACTGTTTGAATTTGAAGACCTTCTTAATAAAGGGTCTACCATTGAATTTGTTTCAATCAGCAGAGGATCGAATGAAGGGAGAATCTCTTTGTCAGAAGACGAATTAGAATTAATTAGCCCAATAACAGTATTGAATGTAACTCCACCGGAATTAGTTGACTTCGGGCATAATATAAACTTAACTACTAATACAACTAATATCGAGGCATTTCCAAACTCAATAAACATCCCTGGAAATAATGCTTTATTATATATTAATAATCAATTTATAGAAAAGCAACAAGTTAAAAATGATGGTAGTTTTTCTTTTGAACTTAAAAGTAAGCTAATGGAGGGGGATGAAGTACAAGTATCAATGGAAGACAACGAAGGAGTCTTGATTGATCATTTTAGTACTATTGATAGTGTTTTTAGAAGGCCTGAAACTAATAGTGAGTATGGGAATAGAAATCCGATAGCAAATGATTATACTTATCATGATGCAATATTTAAAAAAGCTAAAACTTATATTGTTGAGCTCTCAGATAATGTTTTACCGGTAGATCCTTTGGATCCTGAAATAGAAGTGACTCCAGAAAATCCACCAGTTCTTCCAGAAGAACAAGGTCCACTAAGTATCGATTTTGCCTCTCGCTTCAATTTTGGAGAACAGAATATCTCAGTCAAAGATAAAACATATTATGCGCAACCGCAACGTTTACTGAACGAAGACGGAACGGTCAATGAAACACAAGATCGCCCAAATTATATTCAGATTAGTGATCGACGTCCAGAATCTAAGCGAAACGGTTGGGAATTGGCGGTTACACAAAATGAACAGTTTAAAGGCAAAGAGAACCAAATGCTTAATGGAGCTAGTTTAATTCTGTCAAACCAACAAGTCGTTACTGCTCAAGGTGGAACGGAACCAGGACTCCAATTTACTGTTCCATGTAGGTTAGTACCTGGAAATCGGCGGACGTTACTTAAAGCACAAGGGAATGAGGGGACAGGTACTTGGATCTATCGTTTCGGTGATAGCGAGACGGCAGGAGAAAGTGTCAGTCTGTATGTACCTAAAGGAACGAATCCAGAAGCAACCAGTTATTCGACAACGTTGACATGGGAATTAAGTGCAGTTCCTGACAATTAG